In the Opitutaceae bacterium genome, one interval contains:
- a CDS encoding VTT domain-containing protein yields the protein MRAKRIPGLRRRWLLFTLLAGVSVLLYVGLSPGGKLRDGVVRFVDDVQSGLAVARSAADSGESGGRLSGGRTSPMEGHELWATGAALAIGTLISEDLTCIAAGLLVAQKVLPFWAATLACLVGIVVGDILLLLAGRGLRRMAWESSWVRVFVRPEAIQHGEHWIERKGPVVALISRFTPGTRLATYLAAGLLGVSIFRFSVYFLIAAGLWTPILVGLSTLFGSAMMEFWTGYERYALVALLMIALGLFGLFKVGLPLLTRRGRRLLWSRYQRAIRWEFWPPWVFYPPVVAYILWLGIRFRHPTLFTAVNPGMPQSGFLGESKSEILAGLREAGESVARWRLLPASENVECRMKELVDFMNANRLGFPIVLKPDVGQRGEGVVIAKSPEEARSALESAPQALIAQAYIEGPEFGVFYVRRPSEPRGSIISITEKRRLWLTGDGVRTVEELILDDERAVCMARFHLRKHAARLDEVPGPGEAFPLVEVGAHCRGSLFLDGKRIQTAELEAAVDRIAHCSPEFYFGRFDFRAPSEDDFCRGMRLKVLELNGVTSEATHIYDPANSLWMAYRTLFTQWRLAFEIAAENRARGHPATSVLGLGRLVLAAWKEKGRTADRRRRFPAGSMDSPVDNPGESRAESH from the coding sequence GTGCGCGCAAAACGGATCCCCGGCCTTCGACGCCGCTGGCTGCTATTCACCCTGCTCGCAGGTGTGTCGGTCCTTCTTTATGTCGGCCTGAGCCCGGGAGGAAAACTCCGCGACGGTGTTGTCCGGTTTGTGGACGATGTTCAGTCGGGTCTGGCCGTGGCGAGGTCGGCGGCCGATTCGGGGGAATCCGGTGGGCGGCTCTCCGGCGGCCGAACCAGTCCGATGGAGGGCCATGAACTCTGGGCAACGGGCGCGGCACTGGCCATCGGCACCCTTATCAGTGAAGACCTGACCTGCATCGCGGCAGGCCTGCTGGTGGCGCAAAAGGTTCTGCCATTCTGGGCGGCGACGCTGGCTTGTCTCGTCGGTATCGTGGTCGGCGACATCCTCCTGCTCCTGGCGGGAAGGGGACTGCGCCGGATGGCCTGGGAATCGTCCTGGGTCCGGGTCTTTGTCAGACCCGAAGCAATTCAGCACGGTGAGCACTGGATCGAGCGGAAAGGTCCCGTCGTGGCGCTGATCAGCCGGTTCACGCCGGGCACCCGGCTCGCGACCTACCTGGCGGCGGGACTGCTTGGCGTATCCATTTTCCGGTTTTCAGTCTATTTCCTGATCGCGGCGGGATTGTGGACTCCGATTCTGGTCGGGTTGTCCACCTTGTTCGGATCGGCCATGATGGAGTTCTGGACGGGCTACGAGAGATATGCGCTGGTCGCGCTCCTGATGATCGCGCTGGGTCTCTTCGGACTCTTCAAGGTGGGACTGCCGCTTCTGACCCGCCGGGGGAGACGACTGCTCTGGTCCCGTTACCAACGCGCAATCCGGTGGGAATTCTGGCCTCCTTGGGTTTTCTATCCACCGGTGGTGGCCTACATCCTCTGGCTGGGGATCCGTTTCCGGCATCCGACACTTTTCACCGCGGTCAATCCGGGAATGCCACAGAGTGGCTTCCTTGGTGAATCCAAATCCGAGATCCTTGCGGGTTTGCGTGAAGCGGGGGAATCAGTGGCCCGTTGGCGCCTGTTGCCTGCATCGGAAAACGTCGAGTGCCGGATGAAGGAACTGGTGGACTTCATGAACGCGAACCGCCTGGGTTTTCCGATCGTATTGAAACCCGATGTCGGGCAACGGGGTGAGGGCGTGGTCATCGCGAAATCGCCGGAAGAGGCTCGCTCGGCCCTTGAGTCCGCCCCGCAGGCGCTCATCGCCCAAGCCTACATCGAAGGGCCGGAATTCGGGGTCTTTTATGTCCGTCGGCCGAGTGAACCGCGGGGGTCGATCATTTCCATTACGGAGAAGCGGCGACTCTGGCTGACCGGCGACGGGGTTCGGACGGTCGAGGAGTTGATACTCGATGACGAGCGCGCCGTCTGCATGGCCCGCTTTCACCTTCGCAAACACGCTGCCCGGCTGGACGAGGTCCCTGGCCCGGGGGAGGCCTTCCCGTTGGTCGAAGTCGGCGCCCATTGTCGTGGTTCTCTCTTTCTTGACGGGAAACGTATCCAGACAGCTGAGTTGGAGGCGGCGGTCGACCGGATTGCGCATTGCAGTCCGGAGTTCTATTTCGGTCGCTTCGACTTCCGCGCACCTTCGGAAGATGATTTCTGCCGGGGAATGCGCCTGAAGGTGCTTGAGCTGAACGGGGTCACTTCTGAAGCGACCCATATCTATGATCCGGCGAATTCCCTTTGGATGGCTTACCGGACGCTATTCACCCAATGGCGGCTGGCTTTTGAGATTGCGGCGGAGAATCGAGCGCGCGGCCACCCGGCAACATCGGTTCTGGGATTGGGACGATTGGTCCTGGCGGCCTGGAAAGAGAAGGGCCGGACGGCGGATCGGAGGCGGCGTTTTCCGGCGGGGTCGATGGATTCCCCAGTCGACAATCCGGGGGAATCCCGTGCAGAGTCGCACTAG
- a CDS encoding NRDE family protein, with the protein MCTVSWEYSESGYVVFFNRDEMRTRRPATGPEERIRGGVRFLAPTDGEQGGTWISVNEFGLTLGLLNHYPTGCRVAPGDRPSRGHLVHNLSDSGGCGDVAKEMSRMDMRPYPPFRLFGIDRVGSLLLNWDGVRLRSTETEGLFPPVTSSSWQTAAVERYRIGLFESSVRSSGGGINRLERYHHEHSSDRPAESVLMCRPDACTHSVVRIDLGQTRVSMRYEPQPWIEQPMAMVNASLALRS; encoded by the coding sequence ATGTGCACGGTAAGCTGGGAGTATTCAGAAAGTGGATACGTTGTCTTCTTCAACCGAGACGAAATGAGAACGAGGCGGCCGGCGACCGGGCCGGAGGAGAGGATTCGAGGAGGGGTGCGTTTCCTGGCGCCGACCGACGGGGAACAGGGCGGTACCTGGATTTCGGTCAATGAGTTCGGTCTGACTCTGGGGCTGCTCAATCATTACCCGACCGGGTGCCGGGTCGCCCCCGGGGATCGGCCGTCGCGTGGTCATCTGGTCCACAACCTGTCCGACAGCGGGGGCTGCGGCGACGTGGCGAAGGAAATGAGCCGGATGGACATGAGGCCTTATCCGCCTTTTCGACTGTTCGGCATCGATCGGGTCGGGTCCCTGCTTCTGAACTGGGACGGAGTCCGTCTTCGGTCGACGGAAACCGAGGGCTTGTTTCCTCCGGTGACGTCTTCATCCTGGCAGACCGCTGCGGTTGAGCGTTACCGGATTGGGTTGTTCGAGTCTTCCGTCAGGTCCTCCGGCGGCGGAATCAATCGACTGGAAAGGTATCACCATGAGCATTCGAGCGACCGGCCGGCCGAGTCCGTTCTGATGTGCCGTCCAGATGCCTGCACCCACAGCGTGGTCCGGATTGATCTGGGACAGACGAGGGTGTCGATGCGTTATGAGCCTCAGCCCTGGATTGAACAGCCGATGGCCATGGTGAACGCGTCGCTCGCCCTGAGGAGCTGA
- a CDS encoding SNF2-related protein has protein sequence MNEPAALHLKLLLPPHLARVAPRDAIPVKVELVRGPGLVIRPESADESVFAGLGDAERSALFAIAGWCGGTPATFIQLTRHQLFQLLGLLRDQQTFFWVNKPLEPILWQDGALAAVSDHLPPPDRSGPGNGPPASRSADDTAPVPRPARPALPSSGDPPSIDGSEHYLSVRLPDRGFFGYGELRELLERSGFRLETSNRRWWLRDRHKTLNFLGQYWTVLETHYSADFTENFRKNTSHLRRAELSCRASEDAEGFRLHLEVDAGAGSSKSVQAALTAGRHYLENEGSVFLVDPERIKQIRDVQQALSGDRSRPFMPSSTHRVSPARLAQVEELLETINPNFSPPEAWKARSAPLRLLSKLSPAPVPRHAANLLRPYQAIGTAWLHHLHRSGLGGILADDMGLGKTVEALAFLASILTPQKQSDLSAGALIVCPASLLENWRREASRFFPELTVFVHHGSQRLVTPRDALRPDLIVTSYGTLVRDRDLFSAVSWTTIVADEAQHAKNRRSLNAQALFGLRSASRFVLTGTPVENSLDDLRTLLEFVLPGAAPSPPPQSRGEDKRWYDAQLAGFAGPYILRRAKNDVAPELPEKIEQTVYCDLEPAQRDLYQRFSHEGQRELEALESSGASEGAVRTHVFKLLLRLRQICCDPRLIERGRPAAESAKLAAFRELLDEAMDAGHRILLFSQFVSILDLLREELDADAIPYAYLDGKTRNRQAEVDRFNEDSSLPLFLISLRAGGTGLNLTGADTVVHFDPWWNPAVEAQATDRAHRIGQTRVVTSYRLIAAGTVEERVLELQEGKRRMLEQVFDASDASTARLDLSDLRSLLETE, from the coding sequence GTGAACGAACCCGCCGCCCTGCATCTCAAGCTTCTGCTCCCACCTCATCTCGCCCGGGTGGCCCCGCGCGATGCCATTCCGGTTAAGGTGGAGCTGGTTCGAGGTCCCGGCCTCGTCATTCGTCCGGAATCGGCCGATGAATCCGTCTTCGCGGGCCTCGGAGATGCCGAACGCAGCGCGCTCTTCGCCATCGCCGGATGGTGCGGCGGGACCCCGGCCACCTTCATCCAGCTGACCCGCCACCAACTCTTCCAACTCCTGGGGCTTCTCCGTGATCAGCAGACCTTCTTCTGGGTCAACAAACCCCTCGAGCCCATCCTCTGGCAGGACGGGGCGCTGGCGGCGGTAAGCGATCACCTCCCCCCTCCCGACCGATCGGGTCCGGGCAATGGCCCTCCTGCCTCGCGGAGCGCGGACGACACTGCGCCCGTGCCTCGCCCGGCCCGACCGGCTCTCCCCTCTTCAGGAGATCCGCCCTCAATCGATGGATCCGAGCATTACCTCTCGGTTCGTCTGCCCGATCGCGGATTCTTCGGTTACGGAGAACTGCGCGAACTCCTCGAACGCTCCGGCTTCCGCCTCGAAACATCCAACAGGCGCTGGTGGCTGCGCGACCGCCACAAGACCCTCAACTTTCTCGGGCAATACTGGACCGTTCTCGAAACCCACTACAGCGCCGATTTCACCGAGAATTTCAGAAAAAACACCTCGCATCTCCGGAGAGCCGAATTGAGCTGTCGGGCGAGTGAAGACGCAGAGGGCTTCCGCCTGCACCTCGAGGTGGATGCCGGCGCCGGTTCGAGCAAATCCGTTCAGGCAGCCCTCACCGCCGGACGGCACTACCTCGAAAACGAGGGTTCTGTCTTTCTGGTGGATCCCGAGCGCATCAAGCAGATCCGGGATGTCCAGCAGGCGCTCAGCGGCGACCGCTCACGTCCCTTCATGCCATCGAGCACCCACCGGGTCAGCCCGGCCCGGCTCGCCCAAGTCGAGGAACTCCTCGAAACCATCAATCCCAACTTCTCCCCACCCGAGGCCTGGAAGGCACGAAGCGCCCCGCTTCGTCTGCTCTCCAAGTTGAGCCCGGCACCCGTCCCCCGGCACGCAGCGAATCTGCTGCGACCCTACCAGGCAATCGGCACCGCCTGGCTGCACCATCTGCACCGGAGCGGGCTGGGCGGCATCCTCGCTGACGACATGGGACTAGGAAAGACGGTCGAAGCCCTCGCCTTCCTCGCTTCGATCCTCACCCCGCAGAAGCAGAGCGATCTGTCCGCCGGAGCCCTGATCGTCTGTCCCGCTTCCCTCTTGGAGAACTGGCGCCGGGAAGCCTCCCGCTTCTTTCCCGAGCTCACGGTTTTCGTCCACCACGGATCCCAGCGCCTCGTCACTCCCCGGGACGCCCTCCGACCCGATCTCATCGTCACCTCCTATGGCACCCTGGTCAGGGACCGCGATCTCTTTTCCGCAGTTTCCTGGACCACGATTGTCGCCGACGAGGCCCAGCACGCCAAGAATCGCCGCAGCCTCAATGCCCAGGCCCTCTTTGGCCTCCGGTCGGCCAGCCGGTTCGTTCTGACCGGAACCCCGGTCGAGAACTCCCTGGACGACCTCCGCACCCTTCTCGAATTCGTCCTGCCCGGCGCCGCTCCATCACCTCCCCCCCAGAGTCGGGGAGAGGACAAACGCTGGTACGACGCCCAACTCGCCGGATTCGCCGGACCGTATATCCTCCGCCGAGCCAAGAACGATGTGGCCCCGGAACTCCCGGAGAAGATCGAGCAAACCGTCTACTGCGACCTCGAGCCCGCCCAACGCGACCTCTACCAGCGGTTCAGTCACGAGGGTCAACGGGAACTCGAGGCCCTCGAATCGTCCGGTGCCTCCGAGGGTGCCGTCCGCACCCACGTCTTCAAGCTGCTCCTGCGCCTGCGCCAGATCTGCTGCGACCCCCGACTGATCGAGCGCGGCCGCCCCGCCGCCGAGTCCGCCAAGCTGGCCGCCTTCCGCGAACTCCTCGACGAGGCCATGGATGCCGGACACCGGATTCTCCTCTTCTCGCAGTTCGTTTCCATCCTCGATCTCCTCCGGGAGGAACTCGACGCGGACGCCATCCCCTACGCCTACCTCGACGGCAAGACCCGCAACCGCCAGGCCGAAGTCGATCGCTTCAATGAGGACTCCAGTCTCCCCCTCTTTCTCATCTCCCTCCGGGCGGGCGGAACCGGGCTCAATCTGACCGGCGCCGACACCGTCGTGCACTTCGACCCATGGTGGAATCCAGCCGTCGAAGCCCAGGCGACGGATCGCGCCCACCGGATCGGTCAGACCAGGGTGGTCACCAGCTACCGATTGATCGCCGCCGGCACGGTCGAGGAGCGGGTCCTTGAGTTGCAGGAGGGCAAACGCCGCATGCTCGAGCAGGTCTTTGATGCCAGCGACGCCAGCACGGCTAGGCTCGACTTAAGCGACCTCCGCTCACTCCTCGAGACGGAGTGA
- a CDS encoding radical SAM protein, whose amino-acid sequence MQEVREAILKNEVHPVCESTECPFQREHPAIRVRKEQLHLTESFARDFDEEWYLSKYPDVRLALDERRFSSGLEHYLLDGIDERKQYRLRNQLSLLNPRKLFRRIVSGRSSERDDEAFGTETPRRNAILTLLEYSRGATVVRNNPVDVVLALTTRCNYRCVMCPQGMDMITNPHDMPLKWIEALDRQIDGATKMVADGLGEPTLSPGFWALAERIKGRDDLYCRTNSNGSQITPETASKIVESGLAEISVSVDAATPETYRKIRGDDLSRAINGVENLVRARRASPNSHLRIYANMTLMMANIDELVDFVKLCGKMGVDAADISQLFSFGDKPEWKLERDGFEFIYSDQMIQNDPIKAKTCIQAADKAARQIGIRVRFTNKTDQYL is encoded by the coding sequence ATGCAAGAGGTCCGGGAGGCCATCCTGAAAAACGAAGTCCACCCGGTATGCGAGTCGACAGAATGCCCATTCCAGCGAGAACATCCTGCGATTCGCGTCAGGAAGGAGCAATTGCACCTCACGGAGTCCTTCGCCCGAGACTTTGACGAAGAATGGTATCTGAGCAAGTATCCAGACGTCCGTCTGGCGCTGGATGAGCGTCGCTTTTCGTCAGGACTCGAGCACTACCTCCTCGACGGGATCGACGAGCGCAAGCAATACCGGTTGCGCAATCAACTCTCGCTCCTTAATCCCCGGAAACTGTTTCGAAGAATTGTGTCCGGTAGATCATCGGAGAGAGACGATGAGGCCTTCGGAACGGAGACTCCCCGGAGGAACGCGATCCTCACTTTACTCGAGTATTCGCGTGGTGCGACAGTCGTTAGGAACAACCCGGTCGATGTCGTGCTCGCACTGACCACAAGATGCAACTACCGATGTGTGATGTGTCCGCAGGGCATGGATATGATCACCAATCCACACGACATGCCACTGAAGTGGATTGAAGCTCTGGATCGTCAGATTGATGGCGCCACGAAAATGGTGGCGGATGGATTGGGCGAACCCACACTCTCCCCGGGTTTTTGGGCCTTGGCCGAGAGAATCAAAGGCCGTGATGACCTTTACTGTCGAACCAATTCCAATGGTAGCCAGATAACTCCGGAGACCGCATCAAAGATCGTCGAGTCCGGTCTGGCCGAGATTAGTGTCTCGGTCGATGCGGCTACACCTGAAACCTACCGCAAGATTCGTGGCGACGACCTCAGCAGGGCAATCAACGGGGTGGAAAACCTCGTTCGGGCCCGGCGGGCGAGCCCGAATAGCCACCTTCGGATCTACGCGAATATGACACTGATGATGGCCAACATCGACGAGTTGGTGGATTTCGTGAAGCTGTGCGGGAAAATGGGGGTAGATGCGGCTGATATCTCACAGCTCTTCAGCTTCGGCGACAAACCAGAATGGAAACTGGAACGGGATGGATTCGAATTTATCTATTCCGATCAGATGATTCAAAACGATCCGATCAAGGCAAAGACCTGCATTCAGGCGGCCGATAAGGCCGCCAGGCAGATCGGCATCAGAGTCCGATTCACAAACAAGACCGATCAGTATCTGTAG
- a CDS encoding adenylate/guanylate cyclase domain-containing protein, which produces MSSPTALRLALRTIALPLGVIIVVTFLTFLGVFAPLDRFWFDRLQRQFESRVPVPEDTAFVLIDEQSLQALGRDPFNLRWPWPRAAFAALLIALDRSGAREIVVDLLFLENSDAAQDAVLGAVAAGLTNVTLAAKSDLDRNVLQLPVVWPEELRKVHPGLFESRQRWGLVNSRPDSDGIIRSYPLDRSLAESIPFDRDSSIPIPGLPLLRWRGNLERLKERGVPAVPAAPFVAEGWWMLDRATTEVPDLDPGRLIHALENEERPQGEVFDQVRGRIVFVGANAAGAFDAVATPVGAPEPGVIVHWTAAANLRFHDFINPIGTGLTPLVLVVMAIGLSGRHRMGLRRPGLIAGGAALASLTASAALFDLGFWLPPATPVVGAVLAFTAVAVESFRSEQARKREIQGWFGAYVSPQVVKRLIENPEALKLGGERREVSVLFSDIVGFTPLSERLSAEALVGLTNTCLEELSAPILDQGGYLDKYIGDAIMGVFGTPELLENHALAACRAALECRRRLSRLNDRLDEDFGVRIGVRFGINTGEVVVGNVGSERKKNYTALGDAVNLASRLEGANKEFHTDILIGPETATRVASEVALRPVARLRVKGKEQAVEVFEPLGEHPQINAALQEFVTTYRNGYNAFCERRFSEAVQALTAAAVLQPDDFMTTRYLTEARRFAADPPASDWEPVLQLQTK; this is translated from the coding sequence ATGTCGAGTCCCACGGCACTCCGGTTGGCCCTCCGCACGATCGCGCTTCCTCTCGGCGTCATCATCGTCGTCACATTTCTCACCTTCCTTGGGGTATTCGCCCCCTTGGACCGGTTCTGGTTCGACCGTCTGCAGCGCCAGTTTGAATCCCGCGTACCCGTCCCGGAGGATACGGCATTCGTCCTGATCGACGAGCAATCGCTCCAGGCACTTGGCCGAGACCCCTTCAACTTGCGCTGGCCATGGCCGCGAGCTGCCTTCGCCGCCCTCCTCATCGCTCTGGATCGGTCGGGTGCCCGTGAAATCGTCGTCGATCTCCTGTTTCTGGAAAACTCGGACGCCGCACAGGATGCGGTTCTCGGTGCCGTGGCCGCCGGCCTGACCAACGTAACCCTCGCGGCGAAATCCGACCTCGATCGCAACGTTCTCCAATTGCCGGTGGTCTGGCCCGAGGAACTCCGCAAAGTCCACCCCGGACTCTTTGAATCCCGGCAGCGCTGGGGTCTGGTCAATTCCCGGCCCGATTCGGACGGCATCATCCGCAGCTACCCCCTCGACAGATCCCTGGCGGAATCCATTCCTTTCGATCGGGATTCGTCGATCCCGATACCGGGTCTCCCGCTCCTGCGCTGGCGCGGAAATCTGGAAAGACTGAAGGAAAGGGGGGTTCCCGCCGTCCCGGCGGCACCCTTCGTTGCGGAGGGATGGTGGATGCTGGATCGGGCAACCACCGAGGTGCCCGATCTGGATCCCGGGCGCCTGATCCATGCGCTGGAAAACGAGGAACGGCCGCAGGGAGAGGTCTTCGACCAGGTACGCGGTCGGATCGTCTTCGTCGGAGCCAACGCCGCCGGAGCCTTTGACGCCGTCGCCACACCGGTGGGCGCACCCGAACCGGGAGTCATCGTCCATTGGACGGCCGCCGCAAATCTCAGATTCCACGACTTCATCAACCCGATCGGAACCGGGCTCACCCCCCTCGTCCTCGTCGTCATGGCCATCGGATTGAGCGGAAGACACCGAATGGGATTGCGCCGACCGGGATTGATCGCCGGTGGCGCCGCCCTCGCCTCGCTGACAGCAAGTGCGGCTCTCTTCGATCTCGGCTTCTGGTTGCCGCCCGCGACTCCGGTGGTGGGAGCCGTGCTGGCCTTTACCGCGGTTGCCGTGGAGAGTTTTCGCTCGGAGCAGGCCCGCAAGCGGGAAATTCAAGGCTGGTTCGGCGCCTATGTTTCCCCTCAGGTCGTCAAGCGATTGATCGAGAACCCCGAAGCTTTGAAACTCGGCGGCGAACGACGGGAAGTCTCCGTCTTGTTTTCCGACATCGTCGGTTTCACCCCGCTCTCCGAAAGACTTTCCGCCGAAGCACTCGTCGGCCTGACCAATACCTGCCTGGAAGAACTCAGCGCGCCGATTCTCGACCAGGGCGGTTACCTCGACAAATACATCGGCGATGCCATCATGGGCGTGTTCGGCACCCCCGAACTACTCGAAAATCACGCCTTGGCCGCCTGCCGGGCGGCACTGGAATGCCGCCGGCGCCTGTCCAGACTCAACGACCGACTGGATGAGGATTTCGGCGTCCGCATCGGTGTGCGTTTCGGCATCAACACCGGCGAGGTGGTCGTGGGCAATGTCGGATCCGAACGGAAGAAAAACTACACGGCGCTGGGAGATGCGGTCAACCTCGCCTCTCGCCTTGAAGGGGCAAACAAGGAGTTCCACACGGACATCCTGATCGGACCCGAGACCGCGACCAGGGTCGCTTCCGAAGTCGCACTTCGTCCGGTTGCCCGATTGCGGGTCAAGGGCAAGGAGCAGGCGGTCGAAGTTTTTGAGCCACTCGGAGAACACCCGCAGATCAATGCCGCCCTCCAGGAATTCGTTACCACTTACCGAAATGGCTACAACGCCTTCTGTGAGCGGCGGTTTTCCGAGGCGGTTCAGGCTTTGACCGCGGCTGCGGTCTTGCAACCGGACGATTTTATGACCACACGCTATCTGACGGAGGCAAGGCGGTTCGCCGCAGATCCTCCGGCTTCGGATTGGGAACCCGTTCTGCAACTCCAAACAAAATGA
- a CDS encoding M48 family metalloprotease, which produces MFVAVPIDLDAGFPGLGKLGDLGKVVEDVTRTAGDAEKVAKGATGLSLEEEIAIGDAVSLEIVGRFGGVWRDETATRHLNLVGRSLSRYAFRQDLTWRFGILDSESINAFSAPGGRVFITRGLFEIIRSDDELAGVLAHEIAHIDRRHALKIIARGEFLSGITALVADNNRNYLQYDEAVSAITENLLDKGYDSQSEYDADKEGRALAQVTGYAPGGLRAVIETLRELEKNKTRPVFSTHPPAADRLRKLPKDPAPPVPPAASSAS; this is translated from the coding sequence GTGTTCGTCGCGGTCCCCATCGATCTTGATGCCGGCTTTCCCGGCCTGGGCAAACTCGGCGACCTGGGAAAGGTGGTTGAGGACGTCACCAGGACGGCGGGCGATGCGGAGAAGGTTGCCAAGGGAGCAACCGGTCTGTCCCTCGAGGAGGAGATCGCCATAGGCGACGCCGTGTCCCTCGAAATCGTCGGTCGTTTCGGCGGTGTCTGGCGCGACGAAACCGCCACCAGGCACCTCAATCTTGTTGGTCGTTCGCTATCGCGCTATGCGTTTCGGCAGGATCTGACCTGGCGCTTCGGTATTCTCGATTCGGAATCAATCAACGCCTTCTCCGCACCGGGGGGACGGGTATTCATCACCCGCGGGCTGTTCGAGATCATCCGGTCGGACGACGAACTCGCCGGCGTGCTCGCCCACGAGATCGCCCACATCGACCGTCGTCACGCACTCAAGATCATTGCGCGCGGGGAGTTTCTTTCCGGAATCACGGCGCTTGTGGCGGACAACAACAGAAATTACCTGCAGTATGATGAAGCCGTCTCCGCGATCACGGAGAACCTCCTGGACAAGGGCTACGATTCACAAAGCGAATACGATGCGGACAAGGAGGGACGCGCCCTGGCTCAAGTCACCGGTTACGCTCCGGGTGGGCTGCGTGCGGTCATCGAGACCCTGAGAGAACTCGAGAAGAACAAGACTCGACCGGTGTTCTCGACCCACCCCCCGGCCGCGGATCGTCTGCGCAAGCTGCCCAAGGACCCGGCGCCGCCGGTTCCCCCCGCCGCATCGTCCGCATCCTGA
- a CDS encoding mechanosensitive ion channel family protein, whose product MNGDVILLKAALVAAGLALPVYLVLIGAAQLLRKTPGLRFGWTYHAFAGVAGMLTGVQLAARFVAVDPDWNTAFLPHLTAALILLATMPAIRVINHFLWRTTQPDGQSADAPRLLADTTGILVFVAATLAVLQFVYGLKVPGLVAGSGVIAIILGLAMQDLLGNIFGGLSIYLEKPFTSGDWLLVDGQHARVVEVTWRSTRLITNNEVLIDVPNSHITKNTITNFARPTTRHAISVQIGLHYNVPPQRAQDVLREAATSVKGVCADPAPCVFVKNFADSSIDYEVKVWIDDHGPFNRIMSDVRAHCWYAVQRAGMEIPFPIVTLHRPKPPGTEDKARAAASAALRGHSIFGFLAPEDIAEIVRNSPLVLFASGEHLIEQGEVGESMLLIVQGRVRVNLTRNGQTVVLTELGAGDCVGEMALLTGEPRNATVVAITEVEAVEIRKEAFASYVRKNPETLTRLTELLTQRQLTNEKQSAGGDTPEHRAQVRATMMNRLRGFFQLGDSTGNSPLRHHR is encoded by the coding sequence ATGAACGGAGATGTCATCCTGCTGAAAGCCGCTTTGGTCGCCGCAGGTCTTGCCCTGCCGGTCTATCTCGTCCTGATCGGAGCCGCCCAATTGCTGCGCAAGACCCCCGGCCTGCGCTTCGGCTGGACCTATCATGCCTTTGCGGGCGTCGCGGGGATGCTCACCGGAGTCCAACTGGCTGCACGGTTCGTGGCGGTGGATCCGGACTGGAACACGGCGTTTCTTCCGCACCTCACGGCCGCCCTCATCCTGCTTGCGACTATGCCGGCCATCCGGGTGATCAATCATTTTCTCTGGCGAACGACCCAACCCGATGGACAATCGGCGGACGCACCGCGTCTGTTGGCCGACACCACCGGGATCCTTGTCTTCGTGGCGGCCACCCTGGCGGTTCTGCAATTCGTCTACGGTCTGAAGGTCCCGGGGCTGGTGGCGGGTTCCGGGGTCATCGCGATCATCCTCGGTTTGGCCATGCAGGACCTGCTGGGCAATATCTTCGGCGGTCTTTCCATCTACCTGGAGAAACCGTTCACCTCCGGAGACTGGCTGCTGGTCGACGGACAGCACGCGCGTGTCGTCGAAGTGACCTGGCGATCCACACGATTGATCACCAACAACGAAGTGCTGATCGACGTGCCGAACAGCCATATCACCAAGAATACGATCACCAATTTCGCCCGGCCGACGACACGGCATGCCATCAGCGTTCAGATCGGATTGCACTACAACGTGCCGCCACAAAGGGCGCAGGACGTGTTGCGTGAGGCGGCGACAAGCGTGAAAGGGGTCTGCGCGGACCCTGCGCCCTGCGTCTTTGTCAAGAACTTCGCCGATTCGTCCATCGACTACGAGGTCAAGGTCTGGATCGATGACCACGGCCCCTTCAATCGGATCATGAGCGACGTTCGCGCACACTGCTGGTATGCAGTCCAGCGCGCCGGCATGGAAATCCCCTTCCCCATCGTCACACTCCACCGCCCCAAACCTCCCGGGACGGAAGACAAGGCTCGTGCCGCCGCCTCGGCTGCCCTCAGGGGGCATTCCATTTTCGGCTTCCTCGCGCCCGAGGATATCGCTGAGATCGTTCGCAACAGCCCGCTGGTCCTGTTCGCCTCCGGCGAACACCTGATCGAACAGGGCGAAGTCGGCGAATCCATGCTCCTGATTGTTCAGGGGCGGGTCAGAGTGAACCTGACGCGCAACGGTCAAACCGTGGTACTGACAGAGTTGGGAGCCGGCGACTGCGTCGGCGAGATGGCTCTTCTCACCGGGGAGCCCCGGAATGCCACCGTAGTTGCCATCACTGAAGTTGAGGCGGTGGAGATCCGGAAAGAGGCGTTTGCCTCCTATGTCCGCAAGAATCCGGAGACCCTGACCCGACTCACCGAGCTCCTGACTCAACGACAGCTGACCAATGAGAAACAATCCGCAGGCGGAGACACCCCGGAGCATCGGGCCCAGGTCCGCGCAACCATGATGAACCGTCTGCGGGGTTTCTTCCAGCTGGGAGATTCGACCGGGAACTCCCCCCTACGTCATCACCGCTAG